In Pseudomonas sp. Leaf58, one DNA window encodes the following:
- the fdhF gene encoding formate dehydrogenase subunit alpha has protein sequence MINFFDPETDLGTPARDSEVQVSLSIDGRAISVPAGTSVMRAAAMLGTSIPKLCATDSLEAFGSCRMCMVEIEGMRGYPASCTTPVSEGMVVHTETPRLAGLRRNVMELYISDHPLDCLTCSANGNCELQTVAGQVGLREVRYGYDGANHLAEKKDVSNPYFDYEPSKCIVCSRCVRACEDIQGTFALTITGRGFESRVAAAGGDNFLASECVSCGACVQACPTATLTEKSLVQLGQPERAVITTCAYCGVGCSFRAEMKGDQLVRMVPDKNGGANHGHACVKGRFAWGYATHPDRITKPMIRKRLEDPWQEVSWDEAVTYAASEFRRIQLKYGRDSIGGITSSRCTNEEAYLVQKLVRTAFGNNNVDTCARVCHSPTGYGLKQTLGESAGTQSFDSVMQADVVLVIGANPTDAHPVFGSQLKRRLRQGARLIVIDPRRIDLVDSPHARAELHLQLRPGTNVAMLNALAHVIVSEGLLAQSFIDARCETEDFARWRDFVSLAENAPEVLGPVCGVPAEQIRAAARLYATGGNAAIYYGLGVTEHSQGSTAVMGIANLAMATGNIGREGVGVNPLRGQNNVQGSCDMGSFPHELPGYRHISNEGVRAEFERAWGVTLQPDPGLRIPNMFEAALDGSFKALYCQGEDIAQSDPNTQHVTAALLAMECVVVQDIFLNETAKFAHVFLPGSSFLEKDGTFTNAERRISRVRKVMEPLAGKADWEATVALANALGYPMNYRHPSEIMQEIASLTPTFHRVSYAEIDRHGSLQWPCNDAAPDGTPTMHIDQFVRGKGRFMLTGYVPTEEKVNTRYPLLLTTGRILSQYNVGAQTRRTGNVAWHDADRLEIHPTDAESRGIQDGDWVGIGSRAGQTVLRAKVSARVAPGVVYTTFHFPESGANVITTDNSDWATNCPEYKVTAVEVVKVFQPSQWQKRYQDFSDEQRRLLQERRKTEKAEVRR, from the coding sequence GTGATCAATTTCTTCGACCCCGAAACCGACCTGGGCACCCCGGCCCGCGACAGCGAGGTGCAAGTCAGCCTGAGCATCGATGGCCGTGCCATCAGTGTGCCTGCTGGTACCTCGGTGATGCGTGCTGCGGCCATGCTCGGCACCAGCATCCCCAAACTGTGCGCCACCGACAGCCTCGAAGCCTTTGGCTCGTGCCGCATGTGCATGGTGGAAATCGAAGGCATGCGCGGCTATCCGGCCTCCTGCACCACCCCGGTCAGCGAAGGCATGGTGGTGCACACCGAAACCCCGCGCCTGGCCGGCCTGCGCCGCAACGTGATGGAGCTGTACATCTCCGACCACCCGCTGGACTGCCTGACCTGTTCGGCCAACGGCAACTGCGAACTGCAGACCGTGGCTGGCCAGGTGGGCCTGCGTGAGGTGCGCTACGGCTACGACGGCGCCAACCACCTGGCCGAGAAAAAGGACGTTTCCAACCCGTATTTCGATTACGAGCCGAGCAAGTGCATTGTCTGCAGCCGCTGTGTGCGCGCTTGCGAGGACATCCAGGGCACCTTTGCCCTCACCATCACCGGGCGCGGCTTCGAATCGCGGGTGGCGGCGGCGGGCGGCGACAACTTCCTGGCCTCCGAGTGCGTGTCGTGCGGCGCCTGTGTGCAGGCCTGCCCGACGGCGACCCTGACAGAAAAGAGCCTGGTGCAGCTGGGCCAGCCCGAGCGCGCGGTCATCACCACCTGCGCCTACTGCGGGGTCGGCTGCTCGTTCCGTGCCGAGATGAAAGGCGACCAGCTGGTGCGTATGGTCCCGGACAAGAACGGTGGCGCCAACCACGGCCACGCCTGCGTCAAGGGCCGCTTCGCCTGGGGCTACGCTACCCACCCGGACCGCATCACCAAGCCGATGATTCGCAAGCGCCTGGAAGACCCATGGCAGGAAGTGAGCTGGGACGAAGCGGTCACCTATGCCGCCAGCGAGTTCCGCCGCATCCAGCTCAAGTACGGGCGCGATTCCATCGGCGGTATCACCTCCAGCCGTTGCACCAACGAAGAAGCCTACCTGGTGCAGAAACTGGTGCGCACGGCGTTCGGCAACAATAACGTCGACACCTGTGCGCGGGTGTGCCATTCGCCCACCGGCTATGGCCTGAAGCAGACCCTGGGTGAGTCGGCCGGTACGCAAAGCTTCGATTCGGTGATGCAGGCCGATGTGGTGCTGGTGATCGGCGCCAACCCCACCGACGCCCACCCGGTATTCGGTTCGCAGCTCAAGCGCCGCCTGCGCCAAGGCGCGCGGCTGATCGTGATCGACCCTCGGCGCATCGACCTGGTCGATTCACCCCACGCCCGCGCCGAACTGCACCTGCAGCTACGCCCAGGTACCAACGTGGCCATGCTCAACGCCCTGGCCCACGTCATCGTCAGCGAAGGCCTGTTGGCCCAAAGCTTCATCGATGCCCGCTGCGAAACCGAGGATTTCGCCCGCTGGCGCGATTTTGTCAGCCTGGCAGAAAACGCCCCTGAAGTGCTTGGCCCAGTGTGTGGCGTACCGGCCGAGCAGATCCGCGCCGCCGCCCGCCTGTATGCCACCGGCGGCAACGCGGCCATCTACTACGGCCTGGGTGTGACCGAGCACAGCCAGGGCAGCACGGCGGTAATGGGTATCGCCAACCTGGCCATGGCCACCGGCAACATTGGCCGCGAAGGGGTAGGGGTGAACCCGCTGCGCGGGCAGAACAACGTGCAGGGCTCGTGCGACATGGGCTCGTTCCCGCATGAACTGCCGGGCTACCGGCACATTTCCAACGAAGGCGTGCGTGCCGAGTTCGAGCGTGCTTGGGGCGTGACCTTGCAGCCCGACCCCGGCCTGCGCATCCCCAACATGTTCGAGGCGGCGCTGGACGGCAGTTTCAAGGCCCTGTACTGCCAAGGCGAGGACATTGCCCAGAGCGACCCCAATACCCAGCACGTTACCGCAGCCTTGCTGGCCATGGAGTGCGTGGTGGTGCAGGACATCTTCCTCAACGAAACGGCCAAGTTCGCCCATGTGTTCCTGCCGGGCAGCTCGTTCCTGGAGAAAGACGGTACCTTCACCAATGCCGAGCGGCGCATTTCGCGGGTACGCAAGGTCATGGAACCGCTGGCCGGCAAGGCCGACTGGGAGGCAACCGTGGCCCTGGCCAATGCCCTGGGCTACCCGATGAACTACCGCCACCCGTCCGAAATCATGCAGGAGATCGCCAGCCTGACGCCCACCTTCCACCGCGTCAGCTACGCCGAAATCGACCGCCACGGCAGCCTGCAATGGCCGTGCAACGACGCCGCGCCGGACGGCACGCCGACCATGCACATCGACCAATTCGTGCGTGGCAAAGGGCGCTTCATGCTTACCGGCTACGTGCCCACCGAGGAGAAGGTCAACACCCGTTACCCGTTACTGCTGACCACCGGGCGCATCCTGAGCCAGTACAACGTCGGCGCTCAGACCCGGCGCACCGGCAACGTTGCCTGGCATGATGCCGACCGTTTGGAAATTCACCCAACCGACGCCGAAAGCCGTGGCATCCAGGACGGTGACTGGGTGGGCATCGGCAGCCGTGCCGGGCAGACCGTGTTGCGTGCCAAGGTCAGTGCGCGGGTGGCGCCGGGGGTGGTGTACACCACGTTCCACTTCCCCGAGTCGGGGGCCAACGTGATTACCACCGACAACTCCGACTGGGCCACCAACTGCCCAGAATACAAAGTGACGGCGGTGGAGGTGGTGAAGGTGTTCCAGCCGTCGCAGTGGCAAAAACGCTACCAGGACTTCAGTGACGAGCAGCGGCGCTTGCTGCAAGAGCGCCGTAAAACCGAGAAAGCCGAGGTGCGCCGATGA
- a CDS encoding formate dehydrogenase subunit delta, which yields MSSDSLVKMANQIAHYFDSEPDRALAVQGVRNHLQSFWTPAMRRQLAEWSEAHAEDGLDPKVREALI from the coding sequence ATGAGCAGCGACAGCCTGGTCAAGATGGCCAACCAGATTGCCCACTACTTCGACAGCGAACCTGACCGGGCGCTGGCGGTACAAGGGGTACGCAATCACCTGCAAAGCTTCTGGACGCCGGCGATGCGCCGGCAGCTGGCGGAATGGAGCGAGGCCCATGCGGAGGACGGGCTTGACCCGAAGGTACGGGAGGCGTTGATCTAG
- a CDS encoding universal stress protein, whose translation MQAVRSILVVLDPEHAHSRALTRAKLIAGVTGARLHLLMCDKKHDHSALLSLLSSQLHDDGYDNITHEEAWRGNLHDTIIYVQQAEGCELVIKEHRPDNPLKKALLTPTDWKLLRQCPCPVLMVKSERPWTGGKILAAVDVGNQDEDHRRLHASIIDHGYAIAGLAKGELHVISAHPSPMLSAPDPVYQLSETIEKRYRDACAAFQAEYGIGEECLHVAEGPADVLIPHTEKQLDAVVTVIGTVCRTGITGALIGNTSEVVLDALEGDVLVLKSEEVIAHLAELARG comes from the coding sequence ATGCAAGCCGTCCGCAGCATCCTCGTCGTCCTCGACCCCGAGCACGCCCACAGCCGGGCGCTAACCCGTGCCAAGCTGATTGCCGGGGTGACCGGCGCACGCCTGCACCTGCTGATGTGCGACAAAAAGCACGATCACAGCGCGCTGCTGAGCCTGCTGAGCAGCCAGCTGCATGATGACGGTTACGACAACATCACCCATGAAGAGGCCTGGCGTGGCAACCTGCACGACACCATCATCTACGTACAGCAGGCCGAGGGCTGCGAGTTGGTGATCAAGGAGCACCGCCCGGACAACCCGCTGAAAAAGGCCTTGCTCACCCCCACTGACTGGAAACTGCTACGCCAATGCCCGTGCCCCGTGCTGATGGTCAAGAGCGAACGGCCGTGGACCGGCGGCAAGATCTTGGCCGCGGTAGACGTGGGTAACCAGGACGAAGACCATCGCCGCTTACATGCGAGCATCATTGACCATGGCTATGCCATTGCCGGTTTGGCCAAGGGTGAATTGCACGTTATCAGTGCACACCCATCGCCAATGCTGTCGGCGCCGGACCCGGTGTACCAATTGAGCGAGACCATCGAAAAGCGTTATCGCGATGCTTGTGCCGCGTTCCAGGCTGAATACGGCATCGGTGAAGAGTGCCTGCATGTGGCCGAAGGGCCGGCGGACGTGCTGATTCCACATACCGAGAAACAGCTCGATGCCGTGGTGACGGTTATCGGTACGGTTTGCCGTACGGGGATTACCGGGGCATTGATCGGCAATACCTCGGAGGTGGTGCTGGATGCACTGGAAGGGGATGTGCTGGTACTTAAAAGCGAAGAAGTCATCGCGCACTTGGCGGAATTGGCCCGAGGCTGA
- a CDS encoding tRNA-(ms[2]io[6]A)-hydroxylase, translating into MSLIPEIDAFLGCPTPDAWIEAALADQETLLIDHKNCEFKAASTALSLIAKYNTHLDLINMMSRLAREELVHHEQVLRLMKRRGVPLRPVSAGRYASGLRRLVRAHEPVKLVDTLVVGAFIEARSCERFAALVPHLDEELGRFYHGLLKSEARHYQGYLKLAHNYGDPADIGRRVELVRAAEMELIQSPDQELRFHSGIPLAQAA; encoded by the coding sequence ATGTCCCTGATCCCCGAAATCGACGCCTTTCTTGGCTGCCCGACGCCCGACGCCTGGATCGAAGCGGCGCTCGCCGACCAGGAAACCTTGCTGATCGACCACAAAAACTGCGAGTTCAAGGCCGCCAGCACCGCCTTGAGCTTGATCGCCAAGTACAACACCCACCTTGACCTGATCAACATGATGTCGCGCCTGGCCCGCGAGGAACTGGTGCACCACGAGCAGGTGCTGCGCCTGATGAAGCGCCGTGGTGTGCCGCTGCGGCCGGTGTCGGCAGGGCGCTATGCTTCGGGCCTGCGCCGCCTGGTGCGCGCCCACGAGCCGGTCAAGCTGGTGGATACATTGGTGGTGGGGGCATTCATCGAGGCGCGCAGCTGCGAGCGCTTTGCCGCTCTGGTACCGCACCTGGATGAAGAGCTGGGTCGCTTCTATCACGGGCTACTGAAAAGCGAAGCGCGCCACTATCAGGGTTACCTGAAGCTGGCCCACAACTACGGTGACCCGGCAGACATCGGCCGCCGGGTCGAGCTGGTGCGTGCAGCGGAAATGGAGCTGATTCAGTCACCGGACCAGGAACTGCGCTTCCACAGCGGCATCCCGCTGGCGCAAGCCGCCTGA
- a CDS encoding YqjD family protein yields MARKNPALAASDQIKDQVFSELQALIEESEKLLNESSALVGEEAETLRAQVSLKLKQARQAAASVRDKAQPVVEATQDYIGGHPWQTVAISAGFGLVIGLLLGRRN; encoded by the coding sequence ATGGCCCGTAAAAACCCCGCGCTGGCCGCCAGCGATCAGATCAAGGACCAGGTATTCAGCGAATTGCAGGCGCTGATCGAAGAATCGGAAAAACTGCTGAATGAAAGCTCAGCTCTGGTGGGCGAAGAAGCAGAAACCCTTCGCGCGCAAGTCAGCCTCAAACTGAAACAGGCGCGCCAGGCAGCCGCTAGCGTGCGGGACAAAGCGCAACCGGTGGTCGAGGCAACCCAGGACTATATCGGCGGCCATCCTTGGCAAACCGTGGCCATTTCCGCAGGCTTCGGTCTGGTCATCGGCCTGCTGCTGGGCCGACGCAACTAA
- a CDS encoding LysR family transcriptional regulator has product MLGQVQDPDLHLLRLFVTVVEAGGFSAAQGVLGLSQPTISQRMAQLESRLGYRLCSRGKSGFQLTEKGTLLLEAARGLLLNIEQFRQQASGVAGRLLGAVRIGLAESQDKAVSVKLATAIAAFRRREESVQLELISAPPAQLERLLLEQRLDYAISYFSGNQAAFDYQPLFAERQRLYCGKGHVLFGEAGVSRERLQQMDQVRHPYRFLKGGEPFQSQHSMAMAEQIESVLTFVLSGRHIGYLPCHYAQGWEAEGVLWALDPGLDFLVPFTLARHRAQVVGEAQQAFAQDLLAAFA; this is encoded by the coding sequence ATGCTCGGACAGGTACAAGACCCCGACCTGCACCTGCTGCGGCTGTTCGTCACTGTAGTCGAGGCCGGTGGCTTCAGCGCCGCACAAGGGGTGCTGGGCCTGAGCCAGCCCACGATCAGCCAGCGCATGGCGCAACTGGAGTCGCGCCTGGGCTACCGCCTGTGCAGCCGCGGCAAAAGCGGTTTCCAGCTCACGGAAAAAGGCACGTTATTGCTGGAGGCGGCCCGTGGGTTGCTGCTGAATATCGAGCAGTTCCGCCAGCAGGCCAGTGGCGTTGCCGGGCGGCTGCTGGGGGCCGTGCGCATCGGCCTGGCGGAGAGCCAGGACAAGGCGGTGAGCGTGAAACTGGCGACGGCCATTGCAGCCTTTCGCAGGCGCGAGGAGTCGGTGCAGCTGGAGCTGATCAGCGCGCCGCCGGCGCAGCTGGAACGGCTGTTGCTGGAGCAGCGGCTGGACTACGCCATCAGCTACTTCTCTGGCAACCAGGCGGCCTTCGATTACCAGCCACTGTTCGCAGAGCGGCAACGGCTGTATTGCGGTAAGGGGCATGTGCTGTTCGGCGAGGCTGGCGTTAGCCGTGAGCGCTTGCAGCAGATGGACCAGGTGCGCCACCCGTACCGGTTTCTCAAGGGTGGCGAGCCGTTCCAGAGCCAGCACAGCATGGCGATGGCGGAGCAGATCGAGAGTGTGCTGACGTTTGTTCTGTCGGGCCGGCATATTGGCTATTTGCCGTGCCATTACGCGCAGGGGTGGGAGGCCGAGGGGGTGTTGTGGGCATTAGACCCGGGGCTGGATTTTCTGGTGCCGTTTACGTTGGCACGGCACCGGGCCCAAGTGGTTGGCGAGGCACAGCAGGCGTTTGCCCAGGATTTGCTGGCAGCGTTTGCCTGA
- a CDS encoding extracellular solute-binding protein, with amino-acid sequence MRRSLCLLSLVLALPLQAEEKVVNLYSWADYVAPQTLQRFEQETGYKVRYDTFDTTEVLETKLLTGRSGYDVVVPSAALLARALKANALQPLDAQAMPGYGNLDKDLLAKLAEADPGNRYAVPYTWGTLGLGVNVEAVRQRLGDVPLDSLDLLFKPEYASRLKDCGIAMPDSPQEVIGVALNYLGKDPYSQDKADLAAAQNLLNQLQPSISYVANGRQISDLANGSVCLALTYNGDAAMAADQARRAGKPFELIYRIPREGTLVWQDNLVIPKDAPHPEAARAFIAFMLQPESVAALTNTLFFANANQAATPLVDDAVRNDPDIYPPAAVRQRLYADRSMALADLRLRNRLWTAFRSRQ; translated from the coding sequence ATGCGTCGATCGTTGTGCCTGTTGTCTTTGGTCCTGGCCTTGCCGCTGCAAGCTGAAGAAAAGGTCGTCAACCTCTACAGCTGGGCCGACTACGTCGCCCCGCAAACCCTGCAGCGTTTCGAGCAGGAAACCGGCTATAAGGTGCGCTACGACACCTTCGACACTACCGAGGTGCTAGAAACCAAATTGCTGACCGGTCGCAGCGGCTATGACGTAGTGGTGCCGTCGGCGGCCTTGCTGGCCCGGGCACTCAAGGCCAACGCCCTGCAGCCGCTGGACGCCCAGGCTATGCCCGGCTATGGCAACCTCGACAAGGACCTGCTGGCCAAGCTCGCCGAGGCCGACCCCGGTAACCGCTATGCCGTGCCCTATACCTGGGGCACCTTGGGCCTGGGGGTGAATGTGGAGGCGGTACGCCAGCGCCTGGGCGATGTGCCGCTGGACAGCCTCGACCTGCTGTTCAAGCCTGAGTACGCCAGCCGCCTGAAGGACTGCGGCATCGCCATGCCCGACTCACCGCAAGAAGTGATCGGCGTGGCCCTGAATTACCTGGGTAAGGACCCTTACAGCCAGGACAAGGCCGACCTGGCCGCCGCGCAGAACCTGCTGAACCAGTTGCAGCCATCGATCAGCTATGTCGCCAACGGCCGGCAAATCAGCGATCTGGCCAATGGCAGTGTGTGCCTGGCGTTGACCTACAACGGTGATGCCGCAATGGCCGCCGACCAGGCGCGCCGCGCCGGCAAGCCGTTCGAGCTGATCTACCGCATCCCCCGCGAGGGCACGTTGGTGTGGCAGGACAACCTGGTCATCCCCAAGGACGCCCCGCACCCCGAAGCGGCGCGGGCGTTCATCGCCTTCATGCTGCAACCAGAATCGGTTGCCGCGCTGACCAACACGCTGTTCTTCGCCAATGCCAACCAGGCCGCCACGCCTTTGGTAGACGACGCGGTACGCAACGACCCGGACATCTACCCGCCTGCTGCGGTGCGCCAGCGCTTGTATGCCGACCGCAGCATGGCCCTGGCCGACCTGCGCCTGCGCAACCGCCTGTGGACCGCCTTTCGCAGCCGCCAATAA
- the speB gene encoding agmatinase: MEQAANNDQAMTRDSLYGTAAESTYAGITSFSRRRYSRDLRGVDVVVSGVPFDTATSNRPGARFGPRAIRAASVQQAWARHWPWAFDPFDHLAVIDYGDCAFDSGSPQSVPDRIEAHAAPILAAGCAMLTLGGDHFISYPLLKAHARRHGPLALIHFDAHSDTWPDEDGKRIDHGTMFWHAAREGLVDPACSVQIGLRTTNDDSQGFAILDARQVHRQGTEAVIAAIRQRVGERPVYLTFDIDCLDPAYAPGTGTPVCGGLSTLQALEILGGLRGINLVGMDLVEVAPAYDHADITALAGATLAMEMLCLYAARHKVDKGQ, encoded by the coding sequence GTGGAGCAAGCCGCAAACAACGACCAGGCCATGACCCGTGACAGCCTGTATGGCACCGCCGCCGAAAGTACTTACGCCGGCATTACCAGTTTTTCCCGTCGCCGCTACAGCCGCGACCTGCGTGGCGTCGATGTGGTGGTCAGCGGTGTGCCGTTCGATACTGCCACCAGCAACCGCCCCGGCGCGCGCTTCGGCCCACGGGCGATCCGTGCCGCCTCGGTGCAGCAGGCCTGGGCCCGACACTGGCCGTGGGCGTTCGACCCGTTCGACCACCTGGCGGTGATCGATTATGGCGATTGCGCCTTCGACAGCGGCAGCCCACAGTCGGTGCCGGACCGTATCGAGGCCCATGCCGCGCCTATCCTGGCAGCCGGCTGCGCCATGCTCACCCTGGGCGGCGACCACTTCATTAGCTACCCGCTGCTCAAGGCCCATGCTCGCCGGCATGGCCCGCTGGCACTGATCCACTTCGATGCGCACAGCGACACCTGGCCGGATGAGGACGGCAAGCGCATCGACCACGGCACCATGTTCTGGCATGCCGCCCGCGAAGGCTTGGTGGACCCAGCCTGCTCAGTACAGATCGGCCTGCGCACCACCAATGACGACAGCCAGGGCTTTGCCATCCTCGACGCCCGGCAGGTGCACCGCCAGGGCACCGAGGCGGTGATTGCGGCCATTCGCCAGCGGGTGGGCGAACGGCCGGTATACCTGACCTTCGATATCGACTGCCTCGACCCGGCCTATGCGCCAGGTACCGGCACGCCGGTGTGTGGTGGGCTGAGCACGCTGCAGGCGCTGGAGATCTTGGGCGGGCTGCGCGGTATCAACCTGGTGGGCATGGACTTGGTGGAGGTGGCGCCGGCCTATGACCATGCCGATATCACCGCATTGGCTGGGGCGACCCTGGCGATGGAAATGCTGTGCCTGTATGCGGCGCGGCACAAGGTAGACAAGGGCCAGTAA
- a CDS encoding PQQ-dependent sugar dehydrogenase → MLRAPWLATLTAAALLPLLAQAAAEQQFRSEQGTLIVSTLADGLRNPWALAFLPGGKDMLVTERAGNLRVVNAEGKVGPPISGVPKVWAEGQGGLLDVVLSPEFGKDRTVYLSYAEEGSDGKAGTAVGRGQLSEDRARLENFSVIFRQQPKLSVGNHFGSRLVFDRDGYLFIALGENNQRPTAQDLDKLQGKIVRILADGEVPKDNPFVGKHNVRPEIWSYGHRNQQGAALNPWTGKLWTHEHGPRGGDEINIPKPGKNYGWPVATHGINYSLLPIPEAKGKHVQGMVDPHHVWEKSPGISGMAFYDSPTFKAWDHNLFIGALATQELIRLQLEGDKVVHEERLLGELKARIRDVRVGPDGYLYVLTDAKDGALLKVGLGDGT, encoded by the coding sequence ATGCTTCGAGCACCCTGGCTAGCCACCCTGACTGCCGCTGCACTGCTGCCCCTGCTGGCGCAGGCGGCGGCCGAGCAGCAGTTTCGCAGTGAACAAGGCACGTTGATCGTTAGCACCCTGGCCGACGGCCTGCGCAACCCTTGGGCCTTGGCGTTTCTGCCGGGCGGCAAGGACATGCTGGTGACCGAGCGCGCTGGCAACCTGCGGGTGGTCAACGCCGAAGGCAAGGTTGGCCCACCGATCAGCGGCGTGCCCAAGGTCTGGGCCGAGGGCCAGGGCGGCCTGCTGGATGTGGTGTTGTCGCCGGAATTCGGCAAGGACCGCACCGTCTATTTGTCCTACGCCGAAGAGGGCAGTGACGGCAAGGCCGGTACTGCGGTCGGCCGCGGCCAGTTGTCCGAGGACCGTGCCCGGTTAGAGAACTTCAGCGTGATCTTCCGCCAGCAGCCCAAGTTGTCGGTGGGTAATCACTTTGGCTCGCGCCTGGTATTCGACCGCGACGGCTACCTGTTCATCGCCCTCGGCGAGAATAACCAGCGCCCGACCGCCCAGGACCTGGACAAGCTACAAGGCAAGATCGTGCGCATTTTGGCGGACGGCGAAGTGCCCAAGGATAACCCCTTCGTCGGCAAGCACAACGTGCGCCCCGAGATTTGGTCATACGGTCACCGCAATCAGCAAGGCGCTGCGCTCAACCCCTGGACCGGCAAGCTCTGGACCCACGAGCACGGCCCGCGTGGCGGCGACGAAATCAACATCCCCAAGCCCGGCAAGAACTACGGCTGGCCGGTTGCGACCCACGGCATCAACTACTCGCTGCTGCCGATACCTGAGGCCAAGGGCAAGCATGTGCAGGGCATGGTCGACCCGCACCACGTATGGGAAAAGTCGCCGGGTATCAGCGGTATGGCGTTCTACGACAGCCCGACGTTCAAGGCCTGGGACCACAACCTGTTCATTGGCGCATTGGCCACCCAGGAGCTGATCCGGCTGCAGTTGGAGGGCGACAAGGTGGTGCATGAAGAGCGTTTGCTGGGTGAGCTGAAAGCGCGTATTCGCGATGTGCGGGTGGGCCCGGATGGTTACCTGTATGTGCTGACCGATGCCAAGGACGGCGCGCTACTCAAAGTGGGCCTAGGCGACGGCACCTGA
- the zapE gene encoding cell division protein ZapE codes for MATDPQSLYQQALATQGYVADPAQASAVQALQACFEAVEQGRATHGIYLWGPVGRGKTWLMDQFHRCLRAPSRRQHFHHFMAWVHQRLFQLNGTADPLLALARELAGQISVLCFDELFVNDIGDAIILGRLFQVLFDQGVVIVATSNQPPEQLYRDGFNRQRFLPAIAAIQRHMQVLPVAGDQDHRLHPGAERQRYWVAQAGQGSQLAEVFRQLSPGDAGHDQPLAIGSRQVQVVRRSAQAVWCRFSDLCEQPLAAMEFMALCDRFPAILVSGIPALGGEQRAGRIARGTEDGAARVVAGDRELPALSPKDDAVRRFIALVDECYDRRVALYLEAQVALDALYTQGYLAFPYQRTLSRLREMQLQRFA; via the coding sequence ATGGCTACCGACCCCCAATCCCTCTACCAGCAAGCCCTGGCCACCCAGGGCTACGTTGCCGACCCCGCCCAGGCCAGCGCCGTTCAGGCTTTGCAGGCCTGCTTCGAAGCCGTCGAGCAGGGCCGCGCCACCCACGGCATCTACCTCTGGGGCCCGGTCGGGCGGGGCAAGACCTGGCTGATGGACCAGTTCCATCGGTGCCTGCGCGCACCCAGCCGGCGTCAGCACTTTCATCACTTCATGGCCTGGGTCCACCAGCGCCTGTTCCAGCTCAACGGTACCGCCGACCCGCTGCTGGCGCTGGCCCGGGAGCTGGCCGGGCAGATCAGCGTACTGTGTTTCGACGAACTGTTCGTCAACGACATCGGTGATGCAATCATCCTCGGCCGCCTGTTCCAGGTGCTGTTCGATCAGGGCGTAGTCATCGTCGCCACCTCTAACCAGCCACCCGAGCAGCTTTACCGCGACGGCTTCAATCGCCAGCGTTTCTTGCCGGCCATCGCTGCCATCCAGCGGCACATGCAGGTATTGCCGGTAGCCGGCGACCAGGACCATCGCCTGCACCCCGGCGCCGAACGCCAGCGTTACTGGGTGGCGCAAGCGGGGCAGGGCAGCCAGTTGGCCGAGGTATTCCGCCAACTCAGCCCGGGCGATGCGGGCCACGATCAGCCCTTGGCCATTGGTTCCAGGCAGGTGCAGGTGGTGCGGCGCAGCGCGCAAGCCGTCTGGTGCCGCTTCAGCGATTTGTGCGAACAGCCGCTGGCAGCCATGGAATTCATGGCCCTGTGCGACCGTTTCCCGGCCATCCTGGTGTCGGGCATTCCAGCGCTGGGCGGTGAACAGCGGGCTGGCCGCATCGCCCGTGGCACCGAGGATGGTGCGGCGCGGGTGGTGGCGGGCGACCGCGAACTGCCGGCGCTGTCGCCTAAGGATGATGCCGTGCGCCGCTTCATTGCCCTGGTCGATGAATGTTACGACCGCCGGGTGGCGTTGTACCTGGAGGCACAGGTAGCGCTCGATGCCCTCTACACTCAAGGGTATCTGGCATTCCCGTACCAACGGACCCTAAGCCGGCTACGGGAGATGCAACTGCAGCGCTTCGCCTGA
- a CDS encoding DinB family protein, translated as MEPLSHHLLTQAYNNGWANHRLYKACLQLTQDEFVAPRCSFFPSIKATLNHLLTVDWFYLHMLECEQRGEQPEPDGERFFEPEQPFATCTDLHAEQAQADHRLIAYCRSLRDGELGRYVSIVRPERVQREQRLRLLAHLFEHQVHHRGQVHAMLSDTAVRPPQLDEFFCEEEAGLRAGDFAELGWTEAQVWEV; from the coding sequence ATGGAGCCGTTGTCGCATCATCTACTGACCCAGGCCTACAACAATGGTTGGGCCAACCACCGCTTGTACAAGGCCTGCCTGCAATTGACCCAGGATGAATTCGTCGCCCCGCGCTGCAGCTTTTTCCCGTCGATCAAGGCCACCCTGAACCACCTGTTGACGGTGGACTGGTTTTACCTGCACATGCTCGAGTGCGAGCAGCGTGGCGAGCAGCCCGAGCCCGATGGCGAGCGCTTCTTCGAGCCAGAACAGCCGTTTGCCACCTGTACCGACCTGCATGCCGAGCAGGCCCAGGCCGACCACCGGCTAATCGCTTATTGCCGCAGCCTGCGCGATGGCGAACTGGGGCGTTATGTAAGCATCGTGCGGCCCGAGCGGGTGCAGCGCGAGCAGCGGCTGCGCTTGCTGGCGCACCTGTTCGAGCACCAGGTACATCACCGTGGGCAGGTGCATGCGATGCTCAGTGATACGGCGGTCAGGCCGCCACAGCTGGATGAGTTTTTCTGTGAGGAAGAGGCGGGGTTACGGGCAGGGGATTTTGCCGAGTTGGGCTGGACCGAGGCGCAAGTCTGGGAAGTGTAG